One Rhododendron vialii isolate Sample 1 chromosome 2a, ASM3025357v1 genomic region harbors:
- the LOC131315941 gene encoding uncharacterized protein LOC131315941, which translates to MADNRVRFKRVAEAFDGVARARLCESSGSEHSPENYSLDLSDIVELFFEREGREEGENGDDNGTEVDSLENETKRGECDDQEENDRSESESKELLRGLLFGGGDQGDDDQVKESVRAEVERASRVVGDGPERPGFKRRVMTRLRERGFDAGLCKSKWERNGRVPSGSYEYIDVNVVGRTRYIIELSLPGEFTIARPTPKYTSLLQNFPPIFVGKVEDLKQIVRLMSNEIKGSLKSVDMHVPPWRRHVYLQAKWFGSYRRTTNEAVEKTGSGSDAGSGKKRWVGFAPLPGVSYCCREGFGGTGGVKMGKLAMELIGNDVLL; encoded by the exons ATGGCCGATAATCGGGTGAGGTTCAAGAGGGTAGCGGAAGCGTTCGACGGCGTGGCGCGGGCCCGGCTGTGCGAGAGCAGCGGCAGCGAGCACTCGCCGGAGAACTACTCGTTGGATCTCTCCGACATCGTCGAGTTGTTTTTCGAGAGAGAAGGTCGAGAGGAGGGAGAGAACGGTGATGACAATGGTACTGAGGTTGATTCGCTGGAAAACGAGACGAAGCGAGGCGAATGCGATGATCAGGAGGAAAACGATCGGTCGGAGTCGGAGTCGAAGGAATTGTTACGTGGTTTATTATTTGGAGGTGGTGATCAAGGTGATGATGATCAAGTGAAGGAGAGCGTTCGGGCTGAGGTCGAACGAGCGAGTCGGGTTGTTGGGGATGGTCCCGAGCGGCCGGGGTTCAAAAGGCGGGTGATGACTCGGTTACGTGAGAGAGGTTTCGACGCCG GTCTCTGCAAATCAAAGTGGGAGCGTAACGGCCGGGTCCCATCCGGGTCGTACGAATACATCGACGTGAACGTCGTGGGCAGAACCCGGTACATAATCGAGCTTTCCCTACCCGGAGAATTCACAATAGCTAGACCAACGCCAAAATATACTTCACTGCTACAAAACTTCCCTCCAATATTTGTGGGAAAAGTAGAAGACCTCAAGCAAATAGTGAGACTCATGTCCAATGAGATCAAAGGATCATTGAAAAGTGTGGACATGCACGTGCCCCCGTGGAGGCGCCACGTGTACTTGCAGGCCAAATGGTTTGGGTCGTACAGGCGGACCACCAACGAGGCGGTGGAGAAAACGGGCTCGGGTTCGGATGCGGGGTCCGGGAAGAAGAGGTGGGTCGGGTTCGCACCATTGCCCGGGGTTTCTTATTGCTGCAGGGAAGGTTTTGGTGGGACGGGTGGTGTAAAAATGGGGAAATTGGCTATGGAGCTCATTGGCAATGATGTGTTACTGTAA